A DNA window from Trichosurus vulpecula isolate mTriVul1 chromosome 2, mTriVul1.pri, whole genome shotgun sequence contains the following coding sequences:
- the LOC118838376 gene encoding olfactory receptor 52B2-like: MIENNFTVFHPTVFVLLGIPGLENYHVWLSIPFCLMYVMAVLGNGVLVLVVLTERSLHEPMYIFLSMLAGTDILLSTTTVPKALAIFWFHAGEIAFDACITQMFFIHVAFVTESGILLAMAFDRYVAICTPLRYTTILTSKMIGKLSLAIWGRSIGTIFPIIFLLKRLPYCKTNIIPHSYCEHIGVARLACADITINIWYGFSVPMASVLVDVALIGISYTLILHAVFLLPSQEARHKALNTCGSHIGVILLFFIPSFFTFLTHRFGKNIPHHVHILLANLYVLIPPMLNPIIYGAKTKQIRDSMARMFSIMVKG, from the coding sequence ATGATTGAAAATAATTTCACTGTCTTCCATCCTACTGTATTTGTCCTGCTTGGCATCCCAGGGCTTGAGAACTACCACGTCTGGCTTTCCATTCCATTCTGCCTCATGTATGTGATGGCAGTGTTGGGTAATGGTGTTCTCGTCCTTGTTGTACTCACTGAGCGCAGTCTCCATGAGCCTATGTACATCTTTCTTTCCATGTTGGCTGGCACTGACATACTACTTTCCACCACTACTGTGCCCAAGGCCCTGGCCATCTTCTGGTTCCATGCTGGGGAGATTGCTTTTGATGCCTGCATCACGCAGATGTTCTTTATCCATGTTGCTTTTGTGACTGAATCTGGGATCCTGCTGGCCATGGCATTTGACCGATATGTGGCCATTTGTACTCCTCTAAGATACACGACAATCTTAACATCTAAAATGATTGGGAAACTTTCCCTGGCTATTTGGGGGAGGAGCATTGGAACCATATTTCCCATAATTTTTCTGCTGAAGAGGCTGCCATACTGCAAGACGAACATCATCCCTCACTCATACTGTGAGCATATTGGTGTGGCCCGGCTGGCTTGTGCAGACATCACCATCAATATTTGGTATGGTTTCTCGGTCCCAATGGCATCAGTATTAGTTGATGTTGCACTCATTGGCATATCTTACACCCTGATCCTTCATGCTGTCTTCCTATTACCCTCCCAGGAGGCCCGGCACAAAGCACTTAACACCTGTGGCTCCCACATTGGGGTCATCTTACTTTTCTTCATCCCATCATTTTTTACCTTCTTGACTCACCGTTTTGGCAAGAACATTCCCCATCATGTCCATATCCTCCTTGCCAATCTCTATGTTCTTATCCCTCCTATGCTCAATCCTATCATCTATGGGGCAAAGACCAAGCAGATTAGGGACAGTATGGCTCGCATGTTCTCTATCATGGTCAAGGGATAA